Part of the Eubacterium sp. 1001713B170207_170306_E7 genome, GCAGAAAAGCTAGATAAACAAGGTGCGATCATCGAAAAAGCATCTAATAGTTTGATTTCATCTGTGGGATCTATGACAAAGATGGTACAGACAATTTATCAGTCAATGGATCGTTTTTATTTGAGTGAAGAAAAAATCGAAAAGGACATTATAAAAGCTGTTCAAGCTTTTATTGCACAAAAAATGTACCCTGAATTAAAAACTACACTGATCAATGAATTAAGTAAGACGAATAAATCAGTTGAGGAGGAACCTGAAAAATGATGTATTTAGACGATAATGGAGATCAAATCTTTGTGAGAAGTGGAATTGGCGAAGGGGCATATAAAGCCTTCAGACGAAAGATTAACCCAAAATCTGGCAATTACAAAGAGAGGGGCCTTCAGACCGTCGAATATAAAAAAACAGTCGAAGAAGCTGAGGCAGATTTGGCAGAATACGCAAAAAAGAAGGGTTGGAAACCCGTCAATGATCCAAAATAAGATTGTGGTAAAGAAAGGAAAAAGTCATGGGGCTCATTATAGACAATTTTGCTGGCGGTGGTGGTACATCACAAGGCATAAAAGAGGCGCTGGGGCGCGATGTTGACATTGCAATCAATCACGATTCGGATGCCATTGCCATGCATACAATTAACCACCCTCATACCAAACACTATTGTGAAGATGTCTGGAATGTCGATCCAATAAAGGCTACTGGTGGAAAACCAGTAGACCTTGCCTGGTTTTCGCCGGATTGCAAACATTTTTCAAAAGCGAAAGGTGGAAAACCAAAAGATAAAAACATCAGAGGATTGGCTTGGGTAGCCGTGAAGTGGGCTTATCAAACGAAACCGAGAATTATTATCCTTGAAAATGTAGAAGAGTTTAAGTCTTGGGGCCCTTTGGGAGAAGATGGACAACCTGATAAAAGTCGAATGGGCGAAACCTTTAGCAGTTTTGTAGAAACGCTTAAAAAACGGGGATATGAAGTCGAATGGAGAGAACTGCGTGCCTGTGATTATGGCGCGCCAACCATCCGGAAAAGATTTTTTCTGATCGCAAGATGTGATGGGCAGCCTATCGTTTGGCCAGAGCCAACACACGGAGAAGGATCAGGGCTTAAGCCTTACCGGGCGGCTAAAGATATTATAGACTGGAGTATCCCTGGTAAATCCATTTTTGGACGTAAAAAACCGCTCAGTGAAAACACGATGCGTCGAATCCATCGCGGTCTGTTTAAGTTCGTGATAAATAACCCCAATCCCTTTTTTATTCCGCTGAATAATGTTGGGGATTGGCGCGAAAATCAGGAGATTCAAGAGCTACCCTATACAGAGACAGGAATAGATGAATATGGCATCACAACACCCTATATCGTCCAGACGGGACAAACAGGATTTGCAGATGATAGACGTTCCTACAGCGTGAATCATCCTTTAACGACTGTTGTCACAAAGGCAGAACATTGTATTGTGACGCCATTTCTGTCAAAGTATTACGGTGGGAATTATAAGGGAGCGGGATCAGGAATGAAAGAACCTGTGTCCACAATCACGACCATTGACCACAATGCCATGGTATCCCCACTCTTAATCCAAATGGGCTACGGCGACCCGGAAGGAAAGCGGGTGCTGGATATGAAGAAACCACTTGGAACCGTTACTGCCGGCGGAAATAAATTTGCGTTGGCGGCCGCTTTCATCAAAAAGGACTATGGGACAGGAACAGGCCAGGAGCTAAAGGAACCGCTCCACACAGTAACGGCATCTAGCAATCATTTTTCGGTGGTATCCGCATTTCTCATGAAATATTATGGGCATGGGATCGGACAGGATATGAAAGGGCCCATGCACACCATCACTGCAAAAGATCGGTTTGGATTGGTCACAGTGCAGGGGATTGATTATCGTATCGTTGATATTGCGATGCGGATGCTGACACCAAGAGAACTATTCAGAGCACAAGGCTTTCCGGACAGTTACGTCATAGACCGGGATGCCCTAGGACAACGGATAAGTAAAGCCAAACAGGTGGCGAGATGTGGAAATGCAGTACCGCCTCCATTTGCAAGAGCGCTTGTTACAGCGAACTGTAGTTTCATAATTAGAGATACTGGTATGGAGGAGGTAAGTTGATTATTTGAGTATTATTTCAAAGATAATCATCTATTCAGCTGCAAACCGTCATATATGATTTGGTCAGCCCGCTGGACAACAGATGAAGATTATGTTTTAAACAATCCTCACGAAAAAATAGAGTTTTTTAAGATCAAATAAAATAAAGGGGAAGATTAAGATGAGAGAAGGAACTTTGATTTATGATGCGCGATCAGAACGTATGGACATCCGCTTCGGAATGGAGAAATACTACGGCGGTCTGCATTGTGGTGAGTGCATGGAGGTCGAAGTTAACGGAGAATGGGTGCCAACGCGGATAGAAATGGGCTATCTAGATGGACTGTGGTATTTGGTTGGTATAGAAACAGGTAACCTACAGGGGTTAAAAGTCCGGGTTTGATATAGTAGTTCACAAAAATAATGCGAAGGGATATATAACAATGAAAAAAGATATGGACAAGATAATTTTTGAGAGTCGACGTGAGATTGAAGAATTGATGAAAGTGGTGGATCGTTATGTGAATCAAAATCCGGAAGAAAAAGAAAACAAGACACTCAAGCGGTTTTTCGATCTGTTAGACGTTATAGATATGGAGTGGTGAAGTTGAGAGACGGTATGACTAGAGTTAAAGAAATACACATCTACAAAGCTAAAAGAAAAGTAGGCGGTGATTGGATTATAGGATTTCCTTTAATCATTGACGATGAATGGTATATTCGCAGAGAAAATGATTTTAAGAGCTATAAGATCATTTATGAGACGCTTTGTCGCTGTACAGGTAAGCGAGATGTTATGAAGGAATTGCTTTTTGAACATGATTATATTGAAAGTATGAATAATGGCTTGTTTATGGAAATATGCTATGGAGAATACCTCGCATATTGTCCAGCTGATGAGATCTGGCTGCCGACAATCGGTTTTTATGCGAAAGCAGAAAATTATAAAGATATGCCAGTCGGAGAACTGCCGGATTATGCACTCAGATTACACAACAAATTTGATGACAAAGGAGAAGAAAATGAAAATTCAAAACGATTTTAGAAATATTAGCAATCGGCCTTGGATTTATTTTATCGGCAAAGCCTATCAACCCTCGTAAGAGGGATGGGCAAGATACGCCATTGTCGGACATTTTGGTTTCACCAAAATGCCCAACAATCGCAATCTTGTTTTTCCGTTTGTCCCAAACCGAAAAAGTTAAAAGGGGCAAGCCCCTTAGACCCCGAAAACCAAAATCTAATGATATTCTAAGGAGTAAATAGATGCCAGAATTTAAAGAGCATTACGAAGAAGAATTAACCGCAGTGTTGTCAGCCATGCTTGGATGCAAACCGGATGAAATACTCGATCTTTTCAAATCAATGGATAGCGATATTATAGAATTGTCGGCACAAGCTTTGACAGAAAATGCATCTGCTTCAGGTGGTTATGAAGTAAGCCTTGAAAATCTTAAAAAAGAAATTAAGAATTATGAAGAATGGAGAGTGGTATTTGATACGGAAGGTTATATTGGTTCTGATGAGACAGAAGAAGATGAACGATAAAGGACAGGATATGTTGCCGGTCACGTGACCGAAAGACGTGCATCCCGCTATTTAAGTAGGTATGAGCCGGTTTTAAAAAATGGTTAACGGTTAAATGATTATGGAGGTATCATTATGAAATACAAAGATATGGCCCTGAAAGAAGCTCAGCTGAATGAAAAAGAAGCCTACCTTAAACAGTGGGAAGAAGATCTTAATAAAAGAGAAGAAGGGCTTAATTATAGACAAAATGAACTTATGAAAACAGCGGATTTCATAAGTGTGAGGATCGAAAAATTTAATGAGCAGCTGGGAATAGCGCAAAAAAATTATTTAGTAAAAAAACGACAGCTGTCTGCATGGGAGTATAATTTGAATTTAAGGGAAAGGAACATAGGCATACCGGACTATGAAACAAATAACGTTCATGGATATATACCAACAGAACGATAGACATCCGGAAATAAGAAAGGCAACAAAAAATGCTTTTTTTCTTGACGAAAACAAAGACATATCCTATACGGCTAAATGTAACACCTGTATGAGTGATTGTAAGCAGAGCTATCGTGCGAAAATAATCTGCTGCCCAAAATACAAAAGAATAAAATGAAAATACAAGTCATTGTCTGGCTTTAGATTCAATCACTCGGTCGAGTGATTTTTTTATTGTCTTTTCAAAGGAGGAAGATCAGTGCGTTATCAGGAGAAAGTTCAAATAGCAAACACAATGTCGATTTTTGAATACTGTGAGTTAATTGGCTTTGAGCTAAAAAAAGTCGGCAGAGACTATAAACATCCAGACCCACAAGGAGATTGGAACGGTCTTAATGTTACTTTGGACGGTTGGGGTTGGAAAAACTTTTCACCGGATAGTGTTGGATTTGACCGCGGGGGCCCTATTCTCTTTGTTCGTTGGCTGCATGAAGTTCAAACCGGGGAAGCTTACAACCAAGTAGAGGCGATCAATGAAATGGTAAAACTTAAAGGCTATGATTTATCGGAAGAAATTTCAAAAAAAGATTATCGAGCACTGATTAATCAAAATGTTAGCAATGTAAAAAAGAGATTGGATAACAAGGAAAGCAGATTAAATCAAAAGAAAGAATTTGAACTGCCGCCAAAATCGAATAATTATAGCCGCCTTTTTGCTTACCTTACAAAGAAAAGAATGCTGGACAAGGTTTTTGTTCAAAATCTTGTAAATAAGCATGTTCTTTATGAAAGTGGTGATTTTCATAATTGTGTGTTTTTATGCCAAAACTTTCAGCAAGAGATTGTCGGCGCTGTTTTGAGAGGAACTTATGACCATAACGGAAAAAAGTTTCAAAAATGCATTGGAGATGATGAACAATATGGTTTTGTAATAAAAGGAAAAAACAACCGGATGCGCATCTTTGAATCGCCCATTGATCTTATTAGCAGAATGACCATATTTAAAACTTTTTTTCCACACAAGCTCAATACAGCACTGGAAGATACATGGCTCAGTATGAACGGGCTTAAACACGAGAAAATTTTTCATTATTTAGAGAATCATCCGGAAATCGATGTGGTCGTATTATCCGTAGATAATGACCCACCCGATAAGTTTGGCAAAAGAAGAGGGCCTGATTTTTGTATTAAATTCAAGGAGCTTATCGAAGAAAAATATCCCGGAAAATATGAACTAAAAATAGATATTCCGAAATACACAAAGGATTGGAATGACGATTTAGTTTATATGAAAAGCCAAAGGATGGTAGTTCCTGCTCAAAATATAGAGAGTGCGGCCGAAAGATAACGTCCGGTCACGTGACCAGAATTCTTGAAAGCCGCATAAATAAAAGCATAGAAGCATGTTGTCAAAATGGTTAACATCTTTTTAGGCATCAAAGGGGGTGATTAAATGTAAAAAAATAGGCGTTTTAAAATGTAACAAAATAAGCATATTTTAATTGACTATGTTACAAAATAAGCGTAAAATGTAGGTATGATTTTACGCGAATGATTCAATAACTTACTATTTAAACTCAAGAAAGAAGGAAATAAAAATGAAGAACAATAATGAAGTATCAAGCGTAATCAAATCAGCAAAAAAAGCAGCTATTGGAGCAGGCGTTGTCACAGGTGTTGCAGCATTTTCGATGCTGCCCGGTGGACAGGTTGCACGAGCAGAAGAACTGCTCGCAGATCCGGCGAATCTTGAAATGGTTGTAACAGAAGAAGTACAGCAGGAAGTCAACAACGTATCAAGCGAAGAACTGGCAGCAGCCAATGAAATCATTGTCAACAGCGCGGAAGACAGCAGCATGGACGTTGACACTGCCGATGCAGAGGACACCTATACAGAAGATCCCTTCAGTGACGAAGACTATTCCGAGCCAGAAGAAGTTGGAAATGACGAAGACGTCTCTTATACGGAAGATACCGGATATACGGAAGATGATTCCTATATTGAAGGTGCAGATTCAGAAGAAGAACTGACAGACGGCAGCAATGCTGCAGCAGATGAAGAAAATGCAGAAAGTACAAGGGATGTATCCGATGTAGATGTGAGTACAGATCAGTCTGCTGAAAATGATCTTTCCCATGAACTGGTACAGCCGCCAACAGATGAGCTTACAGACGAAAGCATTGTGAATAAGGACGATGGCCTGTCAGCGGATAAGACCGATAGCGAACAGATTCAGGATGAAAAAGCAGATACCGAAGTGAAGGAGAATACCGAAACGCCAACGGTAACTGAGGACATTATAGATAAAGACGAGATCAAAAATAAAGAGGAAAATGGAGAAGGAAATATGATTGTAGATTCAAATGTACAGAACACCACTGTACAGGACGCTCAGATTGAGGCCGCCCAGAATACCCAGCAGTTCATGACTGCCGCCATACAGACGGCTCAGAATTATGGCCAGAGTTTAACCCAAAAGGATATTGTCGATCTGTACAACAAATATGTATCGCCCTATCATGACGCTTCAAAGGAAAACGATCTGTTTGCAATGATTCAGGAAACCTACAACGCAGACGGTTCGTTATCACAACAGAGCCAGGAAGCGGCATTGGGACTCATCAACTTTTTCCGAGCACTTTGTGGACTCGGTGAAGTGACAGTTTCTCAAGACGATAACAAATATGCTCAGGCCGGTTCTGACTATCTGGCAGACACAAACTTTGAAAGCGGCAATCCCCATAACGCCGCCGATGGCAGCGGAAATGCCGATGCCATTAAAGGGCTGCATTCCTCCAATATTTCCATGGGCAGCCAGGGCTACAGCATTTACGATCTTTTACTCATGCAGTTTGGGGATGATGATGATCAGAATGGTACTTCCCTCGGTCATCGTAGATGGCTGCTCGATCCAGATTTAAAAACTGTTGGGTTTGCAGCATCGAAAGGAACCAACTGGAAGTATTTCGTGCTGACGTATACCGCAGTGGATAATCCAGACCGGGAAAACGTTGCATTCCCGAATGACGGTTTCTTCCCCATTGAAGCATTGATCAGCAGCTCAACCATGTATGGCGCACCCTTCAACGTTTCCTTGGGTAGTGATTATAAAGTTACCAGCCCCAGCGGCATGAAGGTGACCATCACAAAGGATGATGGCACTACCACCGAATTTAATTATGTCAGCTCAAGCTCTAACCCAGATATGGATGCGAACTGGTGGACAGTCAACACGGGTGGTTATGGCAGCGGCTCCGCCATTATTATCAACCCATCCTACAACTGGCTGGGCGATTATCAGGCGCTTGCCGGTCATTCGTTTACGGTCGCCATTACCGGATTAACCGATAAAGCTGGCAATCCGGCCACCATTACCTACACCATCAACTTCTTCTCATTGCAGCAGGCCGTCAAAGAACAGGCAGCTGACCGGGAAGCCGCTCAGAAAGTCACGGATCAGATTAACGGCATTAAGCCAACCGACGAACTGACTTACAACGATTATGATTCCGTGAAAGGAATCGAATCAGCCTATAATGGATTAACAACCTCCCAGAAAGATTACGTCGCTCAGAACAGCGTTCAGAAGCTGAATGAAGCCGTACAGAAAGTAACAGAATTGAAAGCGACCCATGAAGCCGATCAAAAAGCCGCAGATGTCGTCAAAGCCGCCATCAACCAGATTCCAGCGGACGTTACACTGGAAGCCGAAGGTACTGTTACGTCAGCCCGTGATAAATACGACCTGTTGACACAGGATCAGAAAAATCTGGTCGATAACTATCAAAAACTGACCGATGCAGAAACCACCATCGCGGCATTAAAGAAAGAGCAGGCAGAAAATCAGGCAGCCGCCCAGAAGGTAACTGACCTGATCAATGGTCTGCCGGATAACATTACTTTAGAAAACAAAGCAGCCGTTGAAGATGCACGAGCCGCCTATGATGCACTTAACGATAAGGCAGAAGCCATGGTCAGCAGCCAGACCGTGAGCAAGCTGACCTCAGCAGAATCAAAAATTGTTCAGCTCGAAAAAGAAGCCAATGACCTGAAAGAAGCATCTAAAGTGATCAATCAGATCAATGCCCTGCCAGGCGTTAATGACATTGAACTTGAAGATGAAAGCGAAATTACAGCCGCCAGAACCGCATATGACGGGTTAACAGATGATCAGAAAGCGATTGTCGAAAAAGAAGGTGCAGTAAAGACCTTAACTAACGCAGAAAAGAAACTGGCCGAAGTCAAACTCCAGCACATGCAGGACGAAGAAGCGGTTAAAACCGTTACCGATGCGATTGGCAAACTGCCAGATACTGACGCATTACAGATGAGTGACGAAACAGCTGTCAACGATGCATCCAATCTCTATAACGCTATGACCGACACCCAGAAAGATATGATGGATCAGGCCGTTGTCCAGAAACTGGAAGATGCAAAAGCACAGATCACTAAACTTATCGCACAGCACAAAATTGATGTTGAAGCAGCAAAAACCGTCACCGATCAGATCAACAGTTTGCCTTCAGTTGTCGATCGTAACGCAGAACAGGCAGTTACAGAAGCCAGCAAAGCTTATGAAGGATTAACCGATACCCAGAGAGCATTAGTCGATCCAGCCGCCGTTAATAAACTGGAAGCCGCTGTTAAAGTGATTGACAATATTCATACCGCAGATGCGGTAACGAACCAGATTCAGGAATTACCCGCGGTGGATAATTTAACCTTAGAAAACCGAGATGCTGTGAAAGCTGCAGTTCGTGCCTACAATGCCCTGACCGATGAACAGAAACAGTACATCGATGCCAATACCAAAGCAGCTCTTGACAGCCTGGTACATCAGATTGATGTGCTTGACGTTGAAAATGTGACGAATATCATCAATGGCCTCAAGGATCTGGATGACCTGACACTGGAAGACAAAGAAGCCGTACAGCGCGCATCCGATGCCTATGACGCACTTTCCCCTGAAGCCAGGGCGATGATGGATCAGGAAGTTTATAACAAACTGGATCAGGCGGAAGATAAAATTACCGACCTGGAAGACGAACAAGCAGCTGATCAGGTTGAAACAGTGGTCGGCGCCCTCAAGAATCCAGGGGAATTAACACTGGAAGATAAGGGAGCCGTTTACGCAGCCAGAGATATGTACAATGCACTCTCAGAAAACGCAAAATCCAAACTTGATCCGGCCATGGTGCAGAAGTTAGCTGATCTGGTGAAACAGATGGATCAATTAGTTGCCGATCATGAAGCTGAACAGAATCCGGGACAGGATGGCAATGGCGGCACTGGCAATGTGAATGATGGCAGCAACGGTGGAGTTGGCGGTTCGACAACCGGCACGGGCACCGTCGTTGATCAAAATGGTGCGGATAATGGCACAAACGGTCCGAATACCGGGATCAGCCAGACAAGCAGCACTGGATTAATCGCCAGCATTCTGGCACTGTTCGGAATTGGCGGTGCTGGTTTATTCGCAAGAAGAAAACGCAAAGCCAACAAATAATAAAAAGATGAAAGAGTCGCGTTAAACCGCGGCTCTTTACTTTTTTGGAGATTAAAATGAGACTTGGCGAAAAAATAAGATTACTTCGAAATAGAAAATTTTTAACCCAGGCAAAGTTAGCAGAAAAGGCTGACGTAAGCTTAAATTCACTTCAAAAGTATGAAAGCGGAGAGAGTACACCTAAAATTGAAAATATCACAAAGATTGCTACAGCCCTTGAAATAGATATTAATACGCTGATCGAAGATACGGATTATCAAAAATATGTATTAAACGGTTCCCTGATTGGCAATCGGATAAAAAGTGCCAGGTTGAAGAAGCGGTGGACTCAAACTGATCTAGCTCATAAAATTGATATGAGCCAATCTATGGTTGCAGCCTGGGAAAGGAACGATAGGAAACCAAAGGAAAAAACATTAAAAAGAATCGCAGATGCTCTTGAAGTCCCGCTAAAGTACTTTGATATAACATCTATGGATAACGAGTTTGAAGAGTGGATAGAAGACATGATTACATTGGATGGATCATTGCCGAACCTTATGGATGAAATCATCCGATGCTTGAGAGAGGCAGATATAGAAAAAAGAGGAAAGATACTAAAATTATTAGATTATATTACAACGATGCCGTACAGTATCCTTGATGATCTACTGAAAGTTTGTCGGTTTAAAGAACTGGAAGCATTTTTAGATGATGATCTGAGTCATTGAGGAGAAATAATGAAAAATAATAATATTGGAAATATCATAAAACAAGCGCGAAAGAAAGAAGGCCTTACTCAAGCAGAATTAGGCGAGTTAATGGGCATCACCGCTGTTACAGTGGGACAGTGGGAAACTGGCAAGCGGATTCCCAAGGACGAAACAATTGAACGGTTATCAGAAGCATTAGGAATTGATTTAGCCGATAGCATAAACGCTATTTCTTTTAGCCGAACGTCAGATATACTTACCATATTATATGATTTAGCTTGTCACGAAAAGATACCGGTCGAATTATTGATAAAATCGGTTATATTTGAAATGGAATTTGTGCTAAAAGAATTGGAATTGCATTGGCGTTACTTAAATAGGGGAGATATTGATTCCAGACAATTGCTGGACGAAGATTATTTTAGTGAACCTGAAGTGAACGGTTATGACTTTAGCCCATATTGGGACAGCAGGACGCCAGAAAATGCGGAACACAGAGAACGGTTAAGCAAAAAAATAACAGACGCACTAAAGGAATACGTAGAGGCCACGAAAATAATGAGTCCTTATTATCGGATTACCGATACGTACAGAGTGGAGGTAGAAGAATAACTTGACTAACGAAGATTTAAAAACCATGCAGGCGTGGCCGCTGGAAAGGAAAATAAGAGTAAGCCAGCTGCGAATTATGGAATGGTACCAGCACTGGGGTGGAAAAGTCTATGTAAGTTTTAGTGGCGGGAAAGACAGCACGGTATTACTCGATCTGGCCCGGCGTGTATATCCAAACATTGAGGCGGTGTTTGCAGATACAGGTCTGGAATATCCAGAAGTCCGAAAATTTGCTTTAAGCCACAGCAATGTTACAAAGATTAAACCAGAAAAGCGATTTGATGAAGTGTTGACAGAGAAAGGTTATCCAATTGGAAGTAAAAAAGTCGCGCGCATGATCCGTACCTGCCAAAATCCGACAGATAAAAACGAAGCGAGTGTACGACTCTACCAAACAGGGATTAAGAAGGATGGCACAAAAAGTAAAAATTTTAAACTTGCTAAGAAATGGTTGAAGTTTATCGACAGCGAGTATCGAACGTCAGAGGAATGCTGCGATATTATGAAAAAATACCCGTTGAAAAATTTTGGCAAGGCAACTGGTAAAAAGCCAATTATTGGGACAATGGCAGAGGATAGCGCATTTCGGAAAATAAACTGGCTTAAAACGGGATGTAATGTTTTTGACACGGATGATCCGCAATGTAAACCCCTAAGTTTTTGGGGCGAGCAAGACATCTTAAGGTACTTGAAACTAACGGGCACACCCTACTGCTCCGTTTATGGGAATATCGTTAAGGTAGACGGAAAACTGGCAACAACAGGAGAAAAGCATACAGGCTGCATCTTTTGTTTATTTGGAGTAGAGCGAGAAAAAGAACCGAATCGTTTCCAGAAGCTTAAGAAAATAGACCGTCCAAAATACAACTACTGTATTGGCGGAGGGGAATTTGATCAGTACGGAAAATTAATCCCGAATAAAAAAGGACTCGGAGAGGGAAAAATTTTAGATTTTATGGGTGTTCCATATTAGGAGAAAGAACAGGATTATTATCGGCTTAAAGACTATCAAGACCCATGTAAGGCGATAGATCAGCTTGGGCGATATGAAGACATCGGCTTTTCTCCAGAGAATCTCCAGCAGATGGTTGATCGGCAGAAATGGCACGTTGTGGCTGAGGGAGACTTGCCGCCGAAACCATTAACTAGTGGAGAGCAGTATCTTATTACTGAGAGATATCCAGACGACCATAATAAAAATACGATTGATATAGTATATTGGGATGGAAGTGTATTTCATAGAAAGATACATGGAGATGCGATAGAGAATGTGTTCGCCTGGCGAGAGCTGCCGGAGCCGTGGGAAGGAGAGGAAGAATGAAAGACAAATTTTTCGAGCATAAGATCATTCTGGCGAATCCAGAATTAGCAAACGAGTATATGAAACTTAAATCACAGATTACCACTCAATCAGAATGGTATGGTCATTCGTATGCTGATTTAATTGGTATAGTTTACGAAAATGGTATTAAGAAGTCCACTTTTAAAAAAGATCAGAAATCTGGGAATTTTGAAATACTCGACAGCTTCATCGCAACGGGGAAGTTAATGGAAGACATAAGATATAAGAAAGATGGAACTTCTTATACAAAATATTATGTTTTGTATAATGTAGAAAACCATTCTAGTACGAAACCAACGGTTGTAGATGCCGATTTAGACAATCAAGCTTGTAACGTTAGGCGAGAGTATACATATGAAATCCTGTTAGGGTATGAAGGCAAAAAGCGTTATCTTACAAATACGTGTAGGTCAACAGGCCCTGGAGGCTTGTCGCTGCCCGATACAACTTCACAATTAGAAGATTTCTTTGAAATGTTATTTGAAGATAAAGATAAAGGTTTTAGATCAGAAAAGGATTTTTGTGATGATTCTAACGAGATTTTCTATGTTGATTTTTATGACGATACCGGAGAAGAATTTTCGTTATGGTTTGATAGCATACAAGAGATTCTTGACTGTGTACGTTCTATTCGGATTATTGACATTAAAACAGCAATTATATAGAAGTAGTAACGCCAGATGATTAAAATCGACATTTCAGGAGGAACAGGAGTGATCTCCTGGTTGTTTTCATAATCCCAATAGCAATCGTCGTGCTTTATCTTTTGAGGGCACTTATTTTTGGAATGGAAATAGAGATCATCGGACTTGGATATATGGTGTTGTTCGCGTTTTTGGCGTACATTTCGTGTTTTATTCGCATCATCAATGACTTAGCAGGAATACAACTAGGCATTACAATATTTTTATATTCTTAGTCTTTTTACAATATGGGTACTAGTGCTGATATGTAAGTTGAGTATTAAACTCTTTAAAAAAGAAAATGAAGAATCAACAATATATATGGAGGAAAGCAATGGAAGAATTTAATAGCTGCCGTGGTAAACTCAGGATTTTTGATGTAAAGTTCACATTTCAAAGTGGAGAGTATAAAGGATCAATTGTAACGCAAATAAAAGGGAATTTAAGCCCTTATGATGCACTTAAGCACTTAGATCCTGATTCTGATGAGCTAAAGCTTGTGCAAAATGATTGTGGCTATACCGAAGCAGAGGACGATGAAGAAAACTGGTGGTTTGAGGTGGTGCTAAAAAACACGGAAGGCGAAACGTGCCATATTGAGGACGAATGTTGTTATTTAGAAGATTATATTGTCGCAGCAGAGATTATGAAGGCGGAAAAAATGACCTAATGCAAAATGAAGTATGAAGATATGATGAACGTTTTTGGAAAGTCCGTTTGGTGTAACAATGTTCTATCAGGCAACGATGAGCAACAGGTTTTAGATTTTATATCGGAACAGCGTTGTATCAAACGTAATGGAGATATGTCCTGTGTAGAATGTTGGAACCGGGAGGTAGAAGAATAGAAATACGACCAATTACTTTTAAAGAAGCCTGTGAATTTATCGCACAAAACCATCGACACCATAAACCTACAGT contains:
- a CDS encoding DNA cytosine methyltransferase — protein: MGLIIDNFAGGGGTSQGIKEALGRDVDIAINHDSDAIAMHTINHPHTKHYCEDVWNVDPIKATGGKPVDLAWFSPDCKHFSKAKGGKPKDKNIRGLAWVAVKWAYQTKPRIIILENVEEFKSWGPLGEDGQPDKSRMGETFSSFVETLKKRGYEVEWRELRACDYGAPTIRKRFFLIARCDGQPIVWPEPTHGEGSGLKPYRAAKDIIDWSIPGKSIFGRKKPLSENTMRRIHRGLFKFVINNPNPFFIPLNNVGDWRENQEIQELPYTETGIDEYGITTPYIVQTGQTGFADDRRSYSVNHPLTTVVTKAEHCIVTPFLSKYYGGNYKGAGSGMKEPVSTITTIDHNAMVSPLLIQMGYGDPEGKRVLDMKKPLGTVTAGGNKFALAAAFIKKDYGTGTGQELKEPLHTVTASSNHFSVVSAFLMKYYGHGIGQDMKGPMHTITAKDRFGLVTVQGIDYRIVDIAMRMLTPRELFRAQGFPDSYVIDRDALGQRISKAKQVARCGNAVPPPFARALVTANCSFIIRDTGMEEVS
- a CDS encoding DUF5348 domain-containing protein, coding for MREGTLIYDARSERMDIRFGMEKYYGGLHCGECMEVEVNGEWVPTRIEMGYLDGLWYLVGIETGNLQGLKVRV
- a CDS encoding DUF3991 domain-containing protein; protein product: MRYQEKVQIANTMSIFEYCELIGFELKKVGRDYKHPDPQGDWNGLNVTLDGWGWKNFSPDSVGFDRGGPILFVRWLHEVQTGEAYNQVEAINEMVKLKGYDLSEEISKKDYRALINQNVSNVKKRLDNKESRLNQKKEFELPPKSNNYSRLFAYLTKKRMLDKVFVQNLVNKHVLYESGDFHNCVFLCQNFQQEIVGAVLRGTYDHNGKKFQKCIGDDEQYGFVIKGKNNRMRIFESPIDLISRMTIFKTFFPHKLNTALEDTWLSMNGLKHEKIFHYLENHPEIDVVVLSVDNDPPDKFGKRRGPDFCIKFKELIEEKYPGKYELKIDIPKYTKDWNDDLVYMKSQRMVVPAQNIESAAER